The following proteins are co-located in the Scylla paramamosain isolate STU-SP2022 chromosome 37, ASM3559412v1, whole genome shotgun sequence genome:
- the LOC135091537 gene encoding uncharacterized protein LOC135091537: MSEMEFFRYLCLTRKSFDDTLDLIHKAYGIPGVVGAVDGCHIHIKAPSATQADFIDRTQRYSVILLAVSLPNKRFSYIQGGFPGSSHDSRVLNSCSLFQKIENSDRNYFPSPQYHIVGDSAFGLQKHLMVPFKNTGNLSPAEINFSTKLSRARVTIENAIGFLKGRFRRLKYVDDDVARIPKIIKACCVLHNISITQPDKVDILEREGLVDDTAEHFSSSLSSALPRNMAGVHKRPALVRMLQGY, from the exons ATGAGTGAGATGGAATTCTTCAGGTACCTTTGCCTCACAAGGAAATCTTTTGACGACACCTTGGACTTGATACACAAGGCTTATG GAATTCCTGGTGTGGTGGGGGCTGTGGATGGCTGCCACATTCACATCAAAGCTCCATCAGCCACTCAGGCTGATTTCATTGACAGGACTCAGAGGTATAGTGTTATTCTTCTTGCAGTTAGCTTGCCTAATAAACGTTTTTCCTATATTCAAGGGGGCTTCCCGGGATCTTCCCATGATAGCCGAGTGCTAAACTCATGTTCACTTTTtcagaaaatagaaaacagtGATCGTAATTATTTCCCATCACCACAATATCATATTGTTGGAGACTCTGCCTTTGGACTCCAAAAGCATTTAATGGTACCTTTTAAGAACACTGGAAACTTGTCACCTGCAGAGATTAATTTCAGTACAAAACTGTCCAGAGCAAGAGTTACCATTGAAAATGCTATTGGTTTTCTGAAGGGTAGGTTTCGACGATTAAAGTATGTCGATGATGATGTAGCGCGGATACCGAAAATCATAAAAGCATGTTGTGTTCTTCACAACATCTCAATAACTCAGCCTGATAAAGTTGACATCCTTGAGAGGGAAGGGCTGGTGGATGATACTGCTGAGCACTTCAGTTCTTCACTGTCATCAGCCCTGCCACGAAATATGGCTGGTGTGCATAAAAGACCGGCATTGGTGCGCATGCTACAAGGTTATTGA